The Chamaesiphon minutus PCC 6605 DNA window TATCGCTCTTTTTTCTTGTTTTCTCAGCTTATCTAACTCACTATTTATTTGCGCTGTTACATGAAATCTGTCTGCTACTACTTGAGCATTAGGCATCACTTCTATCGCTAAGCTTTTATACCCTTTCCATAAGTCTATGCTGACTTCTTCGATCCTTTCCAGTACCTCTGTCCCCCATCCTTTCAGGATTTTCTCTATTTCTTCACTCTTTCTGCTTTCGATTATTGCTAATAATTTTCCTCGCTCTATATCTACTAATACTGCACAATATTTTCCTTGTCCTTTTACCATTGCTATTTCATCTATTCCCAGTTTTCTTAAATCCGTTGGCTTTTCTCCGTTTAGCTCTGCTGCTGCGTCTTCAATTATTCTCTCTATTTCTGCTGTCGTCATTACTCCTGTTCTAGCTACGCTCTGAATATCTCCTTCTAGTGCTTCTGCTAGGATTTTTTTAGCTAGTCTTGAAGTATATGTTCTTCTGCCTTTAACAAATTCTAGTTGTTCGCTAAATGGTTTTTGACATTTTTTACATTTAAATTGTCTTCTGTTTATTTCTAGGTGAACTTGCTGCTCTCCCCACGGCAAATCTTTTACTATGTATCTATTATTCTGATGTAAGCTACTACTCTTCGTTCCGCATCTATGGCATTTGCTTTCTTTCTTTATTGCTTCTACCTGTAAGATGATGCCTATTCCTTCATATTGTCGCTGCGACTCTACTCGCATTCCTTCTATTCCTAATAGCTCCGTTAGTAGCTTGAGTTCCTTTTTTGTTGCCACTTGCCCTGCCCGCCGCTCTTCTTACTATTTCTTCCTCTCTTCATTATCTTGCTTTTCCTCTCCTCGTCAGCAGTTTTGACATATTTATTTTATTTTCTTTCTCTTGTACTGCCTCGATTCTCATTTAATTAGCACATTAGGTACTGGAGAACCATGACTTTGAACTCTTTGAAGAGAATGGTAATTGGGAAGAACAACAGCAAAAACTCGATGAACGCCGTCAAAAAGCTGTACGAGAAATATTGGAAGTAGGTGGCATTGAGTCGATTTTACAATTAGCCCAGGCACTAGAATCTGAGACGATTGGTTGTGCTCTTGGGCATGTGGGAGAGGGGGAAATAGATTCATTTTTGCTGCCTACATATCTAGAATCAGAAAATAGCAAGCTCTCATTGTTCATTTTTAGGTATATCTTGAGTCGTTTAGAGACTAATGGTTGGTCTTGGGTTGATGAATTGGACAAATCAGAATGGAATAGTAGACAGGTTAGTCAGTTTCTCAGCTATCTACCATTTACCAGCGAAACCTGGAATCGTGTAACAGAGTGGCTGGGAGACGAACAGGGAGAATATTGGCGCAAAACTAATACAAATTACCGATCGGACTCTAATTCAAACCATGCAATTGAGAAACTGATTGAGTATGGAAGACCTTTAGCTGCGATCGGCTACTTAGGAATGATGCGTTATCAAAAGCAATCAATAAATGTAGATACGTGTGTCAAAGCTTTGTTAGTTGCGGTAACTTCATCAGAACCATCTTATCTAGTGAATAATTCGTATCACAATATAGTCGAACTGATTAAGATGCTTCAGAAGAATCCAGTCATCGAACGAGAAGATCTTTTCCGTGTAGAATGGGCTTATTTATCTTGGCTAGATGGTCGTCATGGTGCAAATCCCAAAGAAATAGAAAATCGGTTAGCTAGTAGTCCAGAATTTTTCTGTGAATTGATTCGTTTGATTTATCGCTCTAAGAAATTTGAAGTTACTAATGATAATCAATCTGAACAAACCAAAACAATCGCAACAAATGCTTGGCAATTACTTCAGCAGTGGCATACTACTCCTGGGATGCAAGCAAATGGTAGTCTTGATGATGCTCATTTTTCCAATTGGCTTCAGCATGTGAAGGAAATTTGTGAAGAATCAGGTCATCTAGAAGTGGCACTAATTCAGATTGGTGGAGTTCTCATCCATTGTCCACCTGACACGAGTGGGTTGTGGATCGATCATACTGTAGCCAAAGCACTGAATGCAAAAGATTCAGAGAAGATGCGGAGAGGATTTGAAACAGGAATATATAACTCACGCGGCGTTTATTCGGTCGATCCGACGGGAAAACCAGAGCGAAAGCTTGCCGAGCAATATAGACAAAAAGCTGAAGCTGTTGAGAATGCAGGATATCATCGTTTTGCAGAAACACTTAGAAGTATTTCCGACCAATATATTCGTGATGGAGAAAGTCATCGCGACTGGATATAAAAAAGATCGCTTGGCACAATTTCAAGAATTTCTACTTAAAAATTTTGTCAAAACTTACGGTTACTTGCTCTCATTTTTCTGACGATGAATTAGAGGTAAGCATTAGAGGTTTTAATATTTGCTGTGCAGCTAAAGTCTCAAACTGATCGCTCAAAGCCTTCGCTGCTGACTTATCCCTCAACATCACCCCAGCCTCAGTATTTCGATCGTGTGCAGCTTCCGTAAAATTTGCCGAAGTCACCAACAGGTATTCCTCATCGATAACTACGCATTTAGCATGGAGACAAGCTCTAGTGCGACCGCCTATTTCTAACGATCGCGGGTCGTAGAATATATCTGGAATTCGCTTTCCTGGCCAGATCTCCGCACGAAAGCGACGGGCATATTCTTTGACTAAAATAGCCGTTGGGGTAGTGTCTTTGAAATCCCGCTTGATGTTGATAAACAGTCTGACTTGGAGCTGGAAATCTTTGTCCATCTTGGCGGCTAGTCCACCAAAGAGGGTTGCGGCATTTTCGCCTTTGTCGATCGCGTAGGTGGAGATTAATACCGATCGCTGGGCGATACGAAATAGCTCTTGCACGACCACTTTAGTATCGCGTCCGCTGGCTCCCAAGATCTCATCACCCGTCCAGACTAGATCGATCGAGTCTCGTTGGGTCTGTTGGGACTCGCGTTCGGCTAAGATCGATCGCAGTAGATAGACAAGATTAGCGGTATTCATCCCCTGTTCCCAGAGCATATTTAACTCACTCGCGATTACCTACGGTAGGCTACGCCAACGGCTGCACTTGGGCTGAGGCGATCGCTAGTGCTAGTGCAGGAGGTGAAATAGGGAAGGCGATCCGCCCAGATTCGATCGCCTTGAGCAGACTTTCGAGCGATGGACGACTGAGTTTGAGAAATGGGGCACTCATAGAAAGTCGGGGAAGAAGGCTGCACCCCGATCTTCGACAGTGTTAACGACCAATGCTCGATTCTCCAGGGAGAGGCTTCGCCAACGAGAAATTCATTCCCTTTCTCACAAGATGTTTCGGCAATTAGCAGACAACCGTGACAGGCGGCTCCATGCAGGAATCGCTCTTCATTAGCTTCTGCTGGCTTATGTTGGGCACAGACTGGATCGTTCGAGCAGAGTCTCCCAAACTCTAGGGCGTTGGCGAGGATCGATTCGATCCGTTTGCCTACTTGTACTAAGCCACCGAGGGTGCCCTCAGAGCCAGAAGAACCCGTGTAGAGCAAGATGCCGTAGCCATACTTTTCGCTGGCATAAACTCGCTCTTTAATCGCACTAGCTGAATAGCCGCACTCTAGGGATACAGTGGTAATGAGCAAGTGCGAGAGGGAGTGGAGCATGACGTAGGGTAGCCCTGGAAAACCTGAGTTCGATGAGGCTGTGCCTCATCATCAAATCAAGTCTCTGACTGTGCTTGAGTCATAAACATCAATTATTAAAATGAGATATTTCCAAGTCATTATCAATAAGCTTTGATTATTGATAATGACTTGGAAGTAAAACGTCGATCGATAATTACAAATAATTAACAATTAATAAGTTATTAAAAGTTCTGAGGAGCGGTCGGCAAATAAAAGTACAAATAGCATTGCAACCCTTATGTATAATCTCTGATTCTGGTTAAATTAATATATATATTAGAAAACCACACTTAGATGATGGACTTAACCGAACTATTTTGTGAAATAGATGATTTCTGCCAAGATTGGCTAGCAACTTTTTCATCAATATCTTTCCCTGCCAACGGTAATAGCTTACCAAAACGCTGCGGCCTATCACTGAGCGAGGTCATGACTATTTCTATTCATTTCCATCAGTCAAGCTATCGAACATTTAAGGATTATTACCTCAAAAATGTTTGTCAAAACTTAACTGATTATTTTCCAAAGTTGGTTAGTTACAATAGAATGGTGGAGTTGATGCCAAATGTTTTAATAGCTTGCCTTTATTATCTCAACTCTCGTCAAGGTAAGGTGACTGGAATTAGTTTCGTGGATAGCACGGCTATTCCAGTTTGTCACCCAAAAAGAATTAAAAGAAATAAGGTTTTCAAAGAAACTGCCAAGCTGAGTAAGAGTTCTATGGGATGGTACTTTGGATTCAAGCTTCATTTAATTATTAATGATTGCGGAGAGATATTAAGCTGCAAAATCACACCTGGCAATGTCGATGACCGCACACATTTGCCATCAATGACACAGGGAATATCAGGAAAAATATTTGGAGACAAAGGATATATTAAGAAAGAACTATTTGAAGAATTATTAAATAAAGGATTGCAGCTAATTACGCCACTAAAATCTAATATGAAAAACAAGCTCATCTTGATGGATGACAAAATATCACTTCGGAAACGCTCGCTGATTGAAACGGTAAATGACCAGTTAAAAAATATTTGTTATTTAGTCCATTCTCGCCATCGGAGCTTGCATAATTTCATGCTAAATCTGATTACAGCATTAATTGCTTATACTCATCAACCTAAAAAGCCGAGTTTGAAGCTAGATGAGCCTGCTCAAAACTTCTTTAGTATTGTTCCTATTTAGCCGATTATTTATTTATTAACTTAACTCAATATTTTCAATCATTAATCATCTTAATGATGGGTTTTATCGTGCCAAAATTTACATAAAATTTGCTATTAAGCTGAACATGTTGTCACATCTGAGTTCGATGAGGCTATGCCTCATCGAACTCAGGTGGAAAGGGAAAATCTTCATCTTTGCGTCCCGTTCTGGCTAACCAAGTTTGATGACCATTTAAGAGTTCTCTGCCGCGCTGTTTGACGGCTTCAGTTTCTTTCCAGGTTCCGAGAGGCTACGCCAACGACTCGCGGTCGATGGATATTCATCAGGGTAATCACCAATCCAGGGCGTTCGTCATCGCGTCCGACGCGGCTGGTGGCTTGGATATATTCGGCGGTGGTTTTGGGTTGTCCGAGAACTACCATTAAACCCAGACGAGTGATATCTAGACCGACTGAAATCATATTGGTTGCCAACACGACATCTACGGCATGTTTGCGATCGATCCCGTGGAAAGTCTTATCCAGCCTGCCCTTCGCTTCCGCCACCTGACTGGTATTAACTCGCGAGGTTAATTCTAATGGATCGTCGGCAATCTTGCGATCGGCAAACCAGCCAATTGCTTCTGTCTCTCGCTTCCTGTCGCTATATGCCTCTAAAAGCGATCGCACCTCATCCTCGACAATTCGCCGACTACCACCTAGTTCCCGCAGGGAATTAAAGTACCCCACTAATGTCATGTAAGGATCGACAGGATTTTCATGGTTTCTCGCTCCTTTCTCTGCTTCCCATAGCTTCTGACTCGCGCCTAATAGTGCGAGATAGGTACGCAGTAGCACTACTTTCAAACTTCGCCCTTGTCCCGAAACGCCCACATATAGACGGGCATTTTTCGTTTGAGCGGAAACGGTTTGGGCAAAGAACGAGTCACGACGTTGGCGTAGCCTACCGTAGGTAATCGACTCCAGGCGGTGGAAAAACTTCTACTTGGTCGCGTCCGAACAAAGCGCGAATTTGACTGGTAGCGCGGCGCACAGTAGCCGTAGATGGGACTATTTTGGGTTTAATTGCTTTACCATCAATCGTCCGGCAACTTAGGGTTTCGATCGCGGTTTCATATAGTCCCACCATCGTACCGAGCGGCCCCGAAATTAGGTGCAACTCGTCTTGAATGATTAGATCCGGTGGTAGTAATCCCTGTGAAAGCCGACTACTACCTTTGATGTCGGGAGTAGCAGCACCATAGAATCCATCCACACTATAGCTATTAACTTTCCCAAACAATCCCGCTGTGCGTCCTACCCACGGCAGACTGGCAAATTTATCGACGGTGGCAATTAAGAAACAGGGCAGCCGCCGATAGATGGCATCATCAACGGTGACAATTGGTAAGAATCGATCGCCCCTAAAGTCACATTTGCGGTTGCTACAAGTGATTTTGAGATCGAGGGGATTGGCTTCAGTCGGGCGAAGTTGAAAAGATTTCTTGTCAAATTTAGATCCACACCAAGGGCAACTATCGAGGGGAATCGGCGAATTTTGAGTTCTGCCACTTTGATAATCGATCGTCTTTTGACGGGCGGTGTGGTCTTTTTTATCGCCATGTTTGCCCATTTCATTGGGAGTAGCAGCGGAACCCACCCATAGCCCGATTTCAAACGGCCAGACTCCCAACTTGGCAGGATCTTTACTCCGTTCTAATTCGAGGGCACAAACGAGAGTGGCAGCGCGACTGAGTTGGTCGATGGTGAGCAGGCGGAGGGTATAACGCATCAGAACGCTCATTCCTGCCCCGTCAATACCTGGATTCCGCAGACGACGAAGGACGAGAGTAAAAGCAGCTAATCCCAGGTAGGCTTCAGTTTTACCGCCACCTGTGGGGAAGAAGAGTAAATCGACGATTTCCCGATCGATCGTTGTTGGTTGAGCGATACCGACTAGGTTCATTAATAGGAACGCTAGCTGAAATGGTCGCCATGTGGGGGCTTTCACCTTGATATCTACTGGAGATAGATCTGTATTATGGATACCCCGCTGACGAATGGCAGTGGAGATCGATCGATTTGCCATCCGAAAAGCTGTCAAAACATCGGGATCGTCTAAAGCTTGCAGTCCGGCAGCGATTCGCTGATTGACAATAGTTTCCACTGTCTGCGTTCGGCAGTCAAACGCTGCGGCGATTTGCGCGTCTGTCCAGTTTGCGCCCTCAATATCTGCTTTGAGTAAAATTTGTGCGCGGCGCACCTTTTGGCTACTACCCCTCAATTTTTTAATTACTTGGCTGAGTTGGGAACGTTCTTCTGCTGTCAGTCTGACAATATATTTTTTCGCCATCCGCTTGACACTTAT harbors:
- a CDS encoding ISL3 family transposase encodes the protein MRVESQRQYEGIGIILQVEAIKKESKCHRCGTKSSSLHQNNRYIVKDLPWGEQQVHLEINRRQFKCKKCQKPFSEQLEFVKGRRTYTSRLAKKILAEALEGDIQSVARTGVMTTAEIERIIEDAAAELNGEKPTDLRKLGIDEIAMVKGQGKYCAVLVDIERGKLLAIIESRKSEEIEKILKGWGTEVLERIEEVSIDLWKGYKSLAIEVMPNAQVVADRFHVTAQINSELDKLRKQEKRAIEAKLKSAKTLEQKNEYTRQLAVIKSSKYALLKNEKELREEKEQEKLKQVREEFANIRAAHLLKEKWREIMEKTTSWMRGLLKIRHWLVRAKQHLPNSCGTISRWLTEIVAYFDERTTSGVVEGINNKIKLIKRTAYGFTNFNNFRNRCLLTWRFNY
- a CDS encoding IS982 family transposase encodes the protein MDLTELFCEIDDFCQDWLATFSSISFPANGNSLPKRCGLSLSEVMTISIHFHQSSYRTFKDYYLKNVCQNLTDYFPKLVSYNRMVELMPNVLIACLYYLNSRQGKVTGISFVDSTAIPVCHPKRIKRNKVFKETAKLSKSSMGWYFGFKLHLIINDCGEILSCKITPGNVDDRTHLPSMTQGISGKIFGDKGYIKKELFEELLNKGLQLITPLKSNMKNKLILMDDKISLRKRSLIETVNDQLKNICYLVHSRHRSLHNFMLNLITALIAYTHQPKKPSLKLDEPAQNFFSIVPI
- the drmC gene encoding DISARM system phospholipase D-like protein DrmC, coding for MLWEQGMNTANLVYLLRSILAERESQQTQRDSIDLVWTGDEILGASGRDTKVVVQELFRIAQRSVLISTYAIDKGENAATLFGGLAAKMDKDFQLQVRLFINIKRDFKDTTPTAILVKEYARRFRAEIWPGKRIPDIFYDPRSLEIGGRTRACLHAKCVVIDEEYLLVTSANFTEAAHDRNTEAGVMLRDKSAAKALSDQFETLAAQQILKPLMLTSNSSSEK